In the genome of Fusarium fujikuroi IMI 58289 draft genome, chromosome FFUJ_chr02, one region contains:
- a CDS encoding related to transcription activator protein codes for MMEAVSQRNLNSSIANFSTTTPLSLTSQPGSGPLYWPFDARSYPALAWAPDTFAYSCNPALAAVKAPATATSTKPTGRRPRQPAAISRCTARTKASTASCTSASNKSASSSATSSARSSPASSRGISPRIKSKMPGRPPKRAASNGEDDGTIQAPSKVKLPRLERGPDDFSSVVKNRLQSYTRTGQACDRCKVRKIRCDALPEGCSHCTNQNLECYVTDRVTGRTERRGYMQELEREKSDMLSHIRDLEKLLDNKGVEVKPWEWSPYAQCPPDSNFDDLGNPIPDPKTGETWSQVGSAVFKDSGSAPSLSPSFPRTLESRAHENHLGVGMDSAPLSSIGGTRLSILGMTVDLASFEPPDAEEPPVDGKVAPSYDKSPQSFLQSIMRVNPPMQAEMPSREDAFTWAEWYFMTFSAFLPVLHKPSFMRLLTRIYDEPNFEPSVAELVTVHMVFAIICFQYGTRNWQQVDQRAQMNERSNSHYHFALSKFFELTCTRDLASVQAMAMVVKHTRAFPKPGVVSIVANLALQRALELNLHRESRKPGEPNSLQHELRKRAFWVIMTVYIAVTGRRGRPMPITVEEFDVGFPEPIADELLSDEGVDTSRDIPCPYWPGIASFKIIPIYMEMYSNIYSVRRDARNYVSIVRALEAQIKKWEDELPSHMVIDHAEQTEQTRLAAVYAKTWALEFRLCLRHPSVAMTSDKAMMAENMAICEDVSRQMLHCQMEIQKCKCLDTTWYQTSMYTAGTFTMLAAMWERRFETTPEAIATLREEMNGWIGILEEVGSLLGSDSSIATEIGNIIDRTISWIDHDMRNKETKSAQPSTTPEVKQEPTPSYPSSQVQSTPTSGGAQSEVPSTKSYFPESDLNGQTPYPTLAYNDHPQNNMAAPTYDTGAMFYNTSAQATVAATTSALPSSVAQVNPMLAFSQPPQVAPQPDMMWQSRGNTWHDWTSAIADTQDRFSASTLLTLGGSTRDASTGAGIPGVTSSPSANDINSIQQGGQWPLIIFDQVGPNGS; via the exons ATGATGGAGGCCGTATCCCAGCGCAACCTCAATtcctccatcgccaacttTTCAACTACCACGCCGTTGTCGTTGACGTCGCAGCCAGGCTCAGGTCCCCTTTACTGGCCCTTCGACGCCCGATCTTACCCTGCCCTCGCCTGGGCTCCTGATACATTTGCCTACAGCTGCAACCCTGCTCTCGCCGCTGTAAAGGCCCCTGCGACTGCGACTTCAACAAAACCCACTGGGCGCCGCCCGCGCCAGCCTGCCGCGATATCTCGTTGCACGGCCAGGACAAAGGCCAGCACCGCCTCTTGCACGAGCGCCAGCAACAAGAGCGCCTCGTCTTCCGCTACTTCTTCCGCTAGATCTTCACCTGCTTCGTCGAGGGGCATCTCCCCGCGCATCAAGTCCAAGATGCCAGGACGACCTCCCAAGCGGGCTGCTAGCAAtggcgaagatgatggcacgATTCAAGCTCCCAGCAAAGTCAAGCTTCCCAGGCTAGAACGTGGCCCAGACGACTTCTCCAGCGTGGTCAAGAACAGGCTACAGTCTTATACACGCACTGGTCAAGCATGCGACAGATGCAAG GTTCGAAAGATCCGATGCGATGCACTCCCAGAAGGCTGTTCCCACTGCACCAACCAAAACCTTGAATGCTATGTCACAGATCGCGTGACAGGGCGCACAGAGCGAAGAGGATACATGCAGGAGTtggagagggaaaagagTGACATGCTCTCCCATATTCGtgatctcgagaagctcctcgACAACAAGGGCGTCGAGGTCAAGCCCTGGGAGTGGTCACCTTATGCACAGTGCCCCCCCGACTCAAACTTTGATGATTTGGGCAACCCAATTCCTGACCCAAAAACTGGCGAAACATGGTCTCAAGTCGGCAGTGCAGTGTTCAAGGACTCTGGATCAGCCCCCAGCCTGTCTCCCAGCTTCCCTCGCACATTAGAGTCCCGCGCTCATGAGAATCATCTTGGTGTTGGAATGGACAGTGCTCCTCTCAGTTCAATCGGGGGTACGCGACTGTCAATTCTAGGGATGACAGTCGACCTCGCGTCCTTTGAGCCACCAGATGCGGAGGAGCCTCCAGTCGATGGCAAGGTGGCGCCGTCGTACGACAAGTCCCCGCAATCTTTCCTCCAATCCATCATGAGAGTCAATCCCCCGATGCAGGCTGAGATGCCTTCTCGCGAAGATGCCTTCACCTGGGCCGAGTGGTACTTCATGACCTTCTCCGCTTTCCTTCCAGTCCTCCACAAGCCTTCTTTCATGCGATTG TTGACCCGCATCTACGATGAACCTAATTTTGAGCCTTCAGTGGCGGAGCTTGTTACAGTGCACATGGTTTTCGCCATCATTTGCTTCCAGTATGGCACAAGAAACTGGCAGCAGGTTGACCAGCGCGCTCAAATGAATGAGCGCTCCAACAGTCACTACCATTTCGCCCTCAGCAAGTTCTTTGAGTTGACATGCACCCGAGACCTGGCTTCGGTCcaggccatggccatggtcgTCAAGCATACCAGAGCTTTCCCCAAGCCCGGTGTTGTTTCAATCGTCGCCAACCTTGCTCTTCAACGTGCGCTCGAATTGAATCTGCACCGAGAGTCGAGAAAGCCAGGTGAGCCCAATAGTCTCCAACATGAGCTTCGTAAGAGAGCTTTCTGGGTCATTATGACTGTCTACATCGCTGTTACGGGACGTCGTGGCCGGCCGATGCCTATCACCGTCGAGGAATTTGACGTCGGCTTTCCCGAGCCTATCGCTGATGAGCTCCTCTCGGATGAAGGCGTCGACACATCCCGCGACATTCCTTGTCCTTACTGGCCAGGTATCGCGAGCTTCAAGATCATCCCCATATACATGGAAATGTACTCCAACATCTACAGTGTTCGACGGGATGCGCGAAACTATGTCAGCATCGTCAGGGCGCTTGAGGCTCAGATCAAGAAGTGGGAGGACGAACTCCCTAGCCACATGGTGATTGACCATGCTGAGCAGACCGAGCAAACCCGTCTCGCAGCTGTCTACGCCAAGACATGGGCGCTTGAGTTCCGTCTTTGCCTGCGACATCCTTCAGTGGCCATGACCAGCGACaaggccatgatggctgagaaTATGGCCATCTGCGAGGATGTCTCGCGCCAAATGCTTCACTGTCAAATGGAGATCCAGAAGTGCAAGTGCCTTGATACGACATGGTACCAGACTTCGATGTACACTGCAGGCACCTTTACCATGCTGGCTGCCATGTGGGAGAGACGTTTCGAAACGACTCCAGAGGCCATTGCGACGTTGCGGGAGGAGATGAACGGTTGGATCGGCattcttgaggaagtcggCTCTCTTCTCG GCTCGGATTCTAGCATTGCTACCGAGATTGGAAACATCATTGACCGCACGATTTCGTGGATTGACCATGATATGCGTAACAAGGAGACAAAGAGTGCTCAGCCTTCTACCACACCGGAGGTCAAACAGGAGCCAACCCCAAGTTACCCATCTTCTCAGGTCCAGTCCACACCCACCAGTGGAGGGGCTCAAAGTGAAGTCCCTTCTACCAAGAGCTACTTTCCCGAGTCCGACCTGAACGGTCAGACTCCTTACCCAACACTCGCCTACAATGATCACCCACAAAACAACATGGCAGCTCCAACTTACGACACTGGAGCCATGTTCTACAACACATCAGCGCAGGCTACAGTCGCAGCTACCACATCGGCACTCCCGTCGTCTGTGGCGCAAGTGAACCCAATGCTCGCATTCTCACAGCCTCCCCAGGTCGCGCCTCAGCCCGACATGATGTGGCAGAGCCGCGGAAATACCTGGCATGACTGGACATCAGCCATCGCTGACACGCAAGATCGTTTCAGCGCATCGACACTCTTGACGCTCGGAGGCAGTACACGAGACGCCTCGACAGGTGCGGGCATCCCGGGCGTCACATCCAGCCCTTCGGCAAATGATATCAATAGCATTCAGCAGGGAGGCCAGTGGCCGCTGATAATTTTTGAC